A stretch of Gasterosteus aculeatus chromosome 4, fGasAcu3.hap1.1, whole genome shotgun sequence DNA encodes these proteins:
- the pdzrn4 gene encoding PDZ domain-containing RING finger protein 4 — translation MGCNLCTLQKREEHYKLLYDIAQVNGRNFSKVDHEEAVAEAIRRDPIVVQVLRRTPTRATAAAAHNQSGTPQDVCVVDVCTQTDITFEHIMALAKLRPATPPVPDICPFLLSDSCHSIHTMEHEFYECPEYLSSIPVEVERTEEYEYEEVELCRQNSLEKLGLTLCYRTDDEDDSGIYVSQVEPNSIAARDGRIKEGDRILQINGFEVQDQEKAVALLSTEEAGSIILLVTRPEIQLEEEVWLDEEQHKLVEELKMEILEERRKQRGHNFGRGDQDLAEEEMTTDTATCSSNNQDKDSGFGHSTDSPEHQPLLARLHRRSPAHCLRERWRAEHPHSRRGTVVPQDTPSPRTVSKGHEGVISIRNGGGGVLGLENSFQQLLELKCQIRNGGECGVYSIRHSIECSVTEQGVDEDGIDGVGGGNGVEQELRMLNEELRSIELECQSIMQAHQLRQAHQLDPSQPASSTGRSPKDGHKRQGRLADIHEHPERSDSDRIREKDTSSAYNTAESARSTPLGMDRSPDHSLKRHISITNQKNLRLASSSPVPIANPQVTPGRNRPADPGHVISSSPDQSNPSRSESDPALPADDEWCEKKGRKRDSRRALPYGSYQTTPYQGQGGSRQLQSYMQLLQQHSSLEYSQSQLSLLSVCRDPVHRSGRPGEPRLEWKVKVRADGTRYVARRPARDRILRERALRIREERSGGMTTDDDAMSEMKMGRYWSKEERKQHLARAREQRKRREFMQKSRLECLKEGPASGAEGRKEVNILELSQKKMMKKRNKKILDNWMTIQELMSHGARVPESSKVHNAFLSVTTV, via the exons ATGGGCTGCAATCTGTGCACCTTGCAGAAACGGGAAGAACACTACAAACTGCTGTATGATATTGCACAG GTGAACGGGCGCAACTTCTCCAAGGTTGACCATGAAGAAGCAGTGGCGGAGGCCATCAGGCGAGACCCCATCGTTGTCCAGGTCCTCCGACGGACCCCCACCAGAGCGACGGCCGCTGCCGCACACAACCAGAGCGGCACGCCGCAGGATGTGTGCGTCGTGGACGTTTGCACGCAAACGGACATCACCTTTGAGCACATCATGGCGCTGGCGAAGCTTCGACCGGCTACTCCTCCCGTCCCTGACATCTGTCCCTTCCTACTGTCCGACAG CTGTCATTCCATCCACACCATGGAGCATGAGTTTTATGAATGTCCAGAGTACCTGTCCAGTATTCCAGTAGAAGTGGAGAGGACTGAAGAGTATGAGTATGAG gaagtagagcTATGCAGGCAGAACAGCCTGGAGAAACTTGGCTTGACGTTGTGCTACAGGACcgacgacgaggacgacagCGGCATCTATGTCAGCCAG GTGGAGCCAAATAGCATAGCAGCAAGAGATGGACGCATCAAGGAAGGAGATCGTATTCTACAG ATAAATGGCTTTGAAGTGCAAGACCAAGAGAAAGCTGTTGCCTTGTTGTCAACCGAAGAAGCAGGGAGCATCATACTACTGGTGACAAGACCAGAAATCCAG TTGGAGGAGGAAGTATGGCTGGATGAGGAACAACAcaagctggtggaggagctgaagatggaaatcctggaggagaggaggaagcagaggggacATAACTTTGGCAGGGGGGATCAG GATCTAGCTGAAGAAGAGATGACAACAGACACAGCCACGTGTTCCTCCAACAATCAAGACAAAGATAGTGGGTTTGGACACAGTACAGACAGTCCAGAACACCAGCCACTGTTGGCTAGACTCCACAGGAGGAGCCCCGCCCATTGCCTGCGCGAGCGATGGCGGGCAGAGCATCCACACTCAAGACGGGGGACTGTAGTGCCACAGGACACCCCGAGTCCGAGGACAGTGTCCAAAGGCCACGAAGGGGTAATCAGTATTCGCAATGGCGGAGGAGGGGTTTTAGGTTTGGAGAATAGCTTTCAGCAACTTCTGGAACTCAAGTGTCAGATCCGGAATGGAGGCGAGTGTGGGGTTTACTCCATTCGACACAGTATAGAGTGTAGTGTCACTGAGCAGGGAGTGGATGAAGATGGCATAGATGGCGTTGGAGGAGGCAACGGCGTGGAGCAGGAGCTGAGGATGCTCAATGAGGAACTGCGCAGCATTGAGCTCGAGTGCCAGAGCATCATGCAGGCGCATCAGCTCCGCCAGGCCCACCAGCTGGACCCTTCGCAACCTGCGTCCTCAACGGGACGAAGCCCCAAAGATGGACACAAGCGGCAGGGCAGGTTGGCCGACATCCACGAACACCCCGAGAGATCGGACAGCGACAGGATTCGGGAAAAGGACACCTCCAGTGCCTACAACACGGCGGAGAGTGCGCGGTCCACACCGCTCGGGATGGACCGATCTCCTGATCATTCTCTGAAAAGACACATCAGCATTACCAACCAGAAAAACCTGAGACTGGCTTCCTCCAGCCCCGTCCCCATCGCCAATCCCCAGGTTACACCCGGCCGTAACCGCCCGGCAGACCCGGGCCATGTCATCTCCAGCAGCCCGGACCAGAGCAACCCCTCCCGGTCCGAGTCGGACCCTGCTCTGCCTGCAGACGATGAGTGGTGtgaaaagaaagggaggaagagagattcCAGACGGGCGCTTCCCTATGGTTCATATCAGACAACCCCCTATCAAGGCCAGGGAGGATCCAGGCAACTTCAG AGCTACATGCAGCTGCTCCAACAGCACTCGTCCCTGGAGTATTCCCAGAGCCAGCTGAGTCTGCTCAGTGTCTGTCGAGATCCCGTTCACCGGTCGGGACGCCCCGGGGAACCCCGCCTGGAGTGGAAGGTCAAAGTCCGGGCTGACGGCACGCGTTACGTGGCCCGGAGGCCAGCTCGCGACCGCATTCTGAGGGAGCGGGCGCTGAGGATCAGAGAAGAGAGGAGCGGGGGCATGACCACAGATGACGACGCGATGAGCGAGATGAAGATGGGCCGCTACTGgagcaaagaggagaggaagcagcactTGGCACGGGccagagagcagaggaagaggagggagttCATGCAAAAGAGCCGCCTGGAGTGTCTGAAGGAGGGGCCAGCCAGTGGTGCTGAGGGCCGGAAAGAGGTGAACATCTTGGAGCTCAGTCAGAAAAAGATGATGAAGAAACGAAACAAAAAGATCCTGGATAACTGGATGACCATCCAGGAGCTGATGAGCCACGGTGCTAGAGTGCCAGAGAGCTCCAAAGTACACAACGCCTTCCTATCTGTCACAACCGTCTAG